A genomic stretch from Falco cherrug isolate bFalChe1 chromosome 1, bFalChe1.pri, whole genome shotgun sequence includes:
- the AREG gene encoding amphiregulin — MRAVALIAALAVLAACRSVAGSSLNGTEPERRGGAGPRQPEAREGEAVPGPDYEEDEEYEEALPVHQYIVDDLIRVEPVVKPKPTKRGGEKNAGKSRRKKNKGKNKKKGTPCEMEYKNFCIHGECIYLEHLQMVTCKCHQDFFGERCGEQFMKTQRKNDVADYSKTVLVVVAVLLSSFSFITVLTVVIMQVRKKCPQYEEKEERKKLRQENRNGHVGV; from the exons ATGCGCGCTGTGGCGCTGATCGCCGCGCTGGCCGTGCTGGCAG CCTGCCGGTCTGTCGCCGGCTCCTCGCTCAACGGCACGGAGCCGGAGCGGCGCGGGGGCGCTGGCCCGCGGCAGCCCGAGGCCCGCGAAGGCGAGGCCGTGCCGGGTCCCGACTACGAGGAGGATGAGGAGTACGAGGAAGCGCTGCCCGTCCACCAGTACATCGTAGATGACTTGATCCGAG TTGAACCTGTGGTTAAACCCAAGCCAACAAAGAGGGGGGGTGAGAAGAATGCCGGCAAatcaagaaggaagaaaaacaaagggaaaaacaaaaagaaagggacTCCCTGTGAAATGGAGTACAAAAACTTTTGCATCCATGGTGAATGCATATACCTAGAACATCTCCAGATGGTGACCTGCAA GTGTCatcaggatttttttggtgAGCGCTGTGGTGAACAGTTCATGAAGACTCAAAGGAAGAATGATGTGGCAGACTACTCGAAGACTGTGTTGGTAGTAGTAGCTGTCCTGCTCTCGAGCTTCAGCTTCATTACTGTACTTACCGTTGTGATAATGCA GGTCAGGAAAAAGTGTCCTCAGtatgaagagaaagaagaaaggaaaaaacttcgacaagaaaacagaaatggccATGTTGGTGTgtaa